From the genome of Haloterrigena sp. KLK7, one region includes:
- a CDS encoding sodium:solute symporter family protein gives MSVALQLGIIVGYLLLALAIGLVAYRLTDRTAEDFYLASRTLGTVVLLFTTFATLLSAFTFFAGPNIAYAQGPEWVLVMGLMDGIIFAILWYVIGYKQWLLGRRYGYVTLGEMLGDRFGSRGLRALVAGVSLLWLFPYIMLQQVGAGTALEALTEGAISYAAGAGLITAFMILYVVAAGMRGIAWTDTLQGAFMLVTTWVALLWVLAEIGGAGAATEALAASEETARFLSLGSDYYTAQWMLSTAITIGFGVAMFPQVNQRFFAAGSKTVLKRSFALWPILCVLLFLPSFMLGAWAAGLDVTVPEGGNVLPIVLAEYTPIWFAALVIAGAMAAMMSSSDSMLLSGSSYFTRDLCRPTLARFGWALSERTEDLIARSVVVIFATAAFVASLLNPATLFELGDAAFSGFAQLAFPVLVALYWRRTTRTGITAGILISQAFYLASLFFAFVPGSYAGWTAGIVGMGLGLVVTVAVSLVTTPAADERRAIYFERLGAD, from the coding sequence GTGAGCGTCGCCCTACAGTTGGGGATCATCGTCGGCTACCTGCTATTGGCGCTGGCGATCGGGCTGGTCGCCTATCGGCTGACCGACCGGACCGCGGAGGACTTCTACCTGGCGAGTCGGACGCTGGGGACGGTCGTCCTCCTCTTTACCACCTTCGCGACGCTACTGTCGGCGTTCACCTTCTTCGCCGGGCCGAACATCGCCTACGCGCAGGGCCCCGAGTGGGTGCTGGTCATGGGACTGATGGACGGGATCATCTTCGCCATTCTCTGGTACGTCATCGGCTACAAGCAGTGGCTGCTCGGGCGCCGGTACGGCTACGTCACGCTCGGCGAGATGCTCGGCGACCGCTTCGGCTCGCGGGGACTTCGGGCGCTGGTCGCCGGTGTCAGCCTGCTGTGGCTGTTTCCCTACATAATGCTCCAGCAGGTCGGCGCCGGGACCGCGCTCGAGGCGCTGACCGAGGGCGCGATCTCCTACGCCGCCGGCGCGGGGTTGATCACCGCGTTCATGATCCTCTACGTCGTCGCCGCCGGAATGCGCGGCATCGCCTGGACCGACACCCTGCAGGGCGCGTTCATGCTCGTGACGACCTGGGTCGCTCTGCTGTGGGTGCTCGCCGAAATCGGCGGCGCCGGGGCGGCGACGGAGGCGCTCGCGGCGAGCGAGGAGACCGCCCGCTTCCTCTCGTTGGGGAGCGACTACTACACGGCCCAGTGGATGCTCTCGACGGCGATCACGATCGGCTTCGGCGTCGCGATGTTCCCGCAGGTCAACCAGCGGTTCTTCGCCGCCGGCTCGAAGACGGTGCTCAAGCGCTCCTTCGCCCTCTGGCCGATCCTCTGCGTCCTGCTGTTCCTCCCCTCGTTCATGCTCGGCGCGTGGGCCGCCGGCCTCGACGTGACGGTACCGGAGGGGGGCAACGTGCTCCCGATCGTGCTCGCCGAGTACACGCCGATCTGGTTCGCCGCGCTCGTCATCGCGGGCGCGATGGCGGCGATGATGTCCTCTTCGGACTCGATGCTGCTGTCGGGGTCGTCGTACTTCACCCGGGACCTGTGCCGACCGACCCTCGCCCGTTTCGGGTGGGCGCTCTCCGAGCGAACCGAGGACCTGATCGCTCGCAGCGTCGTCGTGATCTTCGCCACGGCGGCGTTCGTCGCGAGCCTCCTGAACCCCGCGACGCTGTTCGAACTCGGGGACGCGGCCTTCAGCGGCTTCGCGCAGCTCGCGTTTCCCGTGCTCGTGGCCCTCTACTGGCGCCGGACGACCCGAACCGGAATCACTGCGGGAATCCTGATCAGCCAGGCGTTCTACCTCGCCAGTCTCTTCTTCGCGTTCGTCCCCGGCAGCTACGCCGGATGGACGGCCGGCATCGTCGGTATGGGACTCGGTCTCGTCGTCACCGTCGCCGTCTCGCTGGTCACGACGCCCGCGGCCGACGAGCGGCGGGCGATTTACTTCGAGCGACTGGGGGCGGACTGA
- a CDS encoding DUF3311 domain-containing protein, producing MRRLQLLGWGAVGIVLCALAVPWFLWGDSTVVAGLPLWLWWHVGWMGLASAVFWAFAQRAWGIGIEPGREGDSSEANGSEASSLEHGDRSSRPATGGDRP from the coding sequence ATGCGCCGACTGCAACTTCTGGGATGGGGCGCGGTCGGGATCGTCCTCTGTGCGCTGGCGGTCCCGTGGTTCCTCTGGGGCGATTCGACGGTCGTCGCCGGCCTGCCGCTGTGGCTCTGGTGGCACGTCGGCTGGATGGGACTCGCGTCCGCCGTCTTCTGGGCGTTCGCCCAGCGGGCGTGGGGTATCGGCATCGAACCCGGACGCGAGGGCGACTCGAGCGAGGCGAACGGGTCGGAGGCCTCGAGTCTCGAGCACGGGGATCGCTCGTCGCGACCGGCAACGGGAGGTGATCGGCCGTGA
- a CDS encoding helix-turn-helix domain-containing protein: protein MARLFPFRSEPAENEGRPRIVGLEGEDADAVFSALSSTTARRIYARLDEDPGTPSDVAEAIDSSIQNVRYHLENLEEAGLVEVVDTWYSSRGNEMSVYATTDGPLIVTSDESTASRLREALSRFVGGVALLAAGGLFVQYGLTRWAESVTESAPAEATPEGADADAGGGADRTSGDETGGDGTDGSGSGGGDGDGADALEEETDDVGIASDEPTGDGASSPDGNGSTENATGNETVDGAADGAADVADAIFDVAPPGLLFFLGGLLVLLAVAGYWYWYRYRPAY, encoded by the coding sequence ATGGCTCGGCTGTTCCCGTTTCGCTCCGAACCCGCCGAGAACGAGGGCCGGCCGCGTATCGTCGGGCTCGAGGGCGAGGACGCCGACGCGGTCTTTAGCGCGCTCTCCTCGACGACGGCCCGCCGGATCTACGCGCGCCTCGACGAGGACCCCGGCACGCCCAGCGACGTCGCCGAGGCCATCGACTCCTCGATCCAGAACGTCCGCTACCACCTCGAGAACTTAGAGGAGGCGGGGCTCGTCGAGGTCGTCGACACCTGGTACTCCTCGCGGGGCAACGAGATGAGCGTCTACGCGACGACCGACGGGCCGCTGATCGTCACGAGCGACGAGTCGACGGCCAGTCGGCTTCGCGAGGCCCTCTCGCGGTTCGTCGGCGGGGTCGCGTTGCTCGCTGCCGGCGGGCTGTTCGTCCAGTACGGCCTCACGCGGTGGGCCGAGTCGGTGACGGAGTCCGCGCCCGCCGAGGCGACGCCGGAGGGTGCCGACGCCGACGCCGGCGGTGGGGCCGATAGGACGAGCGGCGACGAGACGGGCGGCGACGGGACGGACGGAAGTGGAAGCGGGGGCGGTGACGGCGACGGTGCCGACGCCCTTGAGGAGGAGACGGACGACGTCGGAATCGCCAGCGACGAGCCCACGGGCGACGGCGCGTCGAGTCCCGACGGCAACGGAAGCACCGAGAACGCGACCGGGAACGAGACCGTCGACGGCGCGGCCGACGGCGCCGCGGACGTGGCCGACGCGATCTTCGACGTCGCACCGCCGGGACTGCTCTTCTTCCTCGGCGGCCTGCTCGTGTTGCTCGCCGTCGCGGGCTACTGGTACTGGTACCGGTACCGGCCGGCGTACTGA